The following proteins are encoded in a genomic region of Thiomonas sp. X19:
- a CDS encoding molybdopterin oxidoreductase family protein yields the protein MSGLTTLIDRIFSNGRPLHDPTAHPAGVSTIKSTTCYMCACRCGINVHVRDGEVRYIEGNPNHPLNHGVICAKGSAGIMKQVSPARLTQPLRRKPGAERGAGEFEPISWDDAFSLLEARLRHIRATDPKQFALFTGRDQMQALTGLFAREFGTPNYAAHGGFCSVNMAAGMIYTTGGSFWEFGGPDLKQAKLFVMIGTAEDHHSNPLKMALSDFKRAGGRFISINPVRSGYSAVADEWIPIRPGTDGALFMALLHELLRSGRFDAAYAARYTNAAQLVRMQPGHPDDGMMVRNPDGEVGDPAAPRNAWWWDAVTQKPVPAWADDAQPALFGHYRLPDGTPVATALQLLREQVAACTPAWAATITGISAARIAQLAEEMAEAAIDQAFEVPQRWLDAWGREHSHVTARPLAFHAMRGLAAHSNGFQTIRALAVLMSLLGTIDAPGGFRHKPPYPKQTPPGVRTARSWSDVKPNTPLNGAPLGWPAGPEDLMVDEAGRPMRIDKAFSWEHPLAVHGLMHNVITNAWRGDPYPIDTLLIFMSNMAWNSAMNTQRVRRMLTDKRADGEHKIPFLVVCDAFQSEMVAFADLVLPDTSYLERFDAMSMLDRPISEFDGAMDSVRVPVVPALGACRPFQEVLIELASRLGFPAFTAADGSRKYKGYTDFIVNYETAPGSGVGFLSGWRGKDGSKTLKGEPNPEQWERYAANDCVHYTPLPENLRYMRGVNRDYLRYAKEMGWRRRDDPVVIAIYAEVLQKFRLAARGRAEEAAAASPAQPRRQPPAHLRARIAHHFNPLPFWEPPLEQAQTDAAAFPLAAVTQRPMAMYHAWDAQNAWLRQIHGHNPLFVHPQTASKAGVDDGAWLWVESPWGRVRCVAQYSEAVEPGTVWTWNAIGKASGAWGLQPGAAESRRGFLLNHLITDELPGANGPLSNSDPITGQAGWYDVRVRLRPADAPEMATGDDAYAEVHGAPLPATADVLHAVDADASWPRHAPPPRTPGQHAGPQSHEQVLRYHAGRMHKATTSQPKARS from the coding sequence ATGTCCGGCCTCACCACCCTGATCGACCGCATCTTCTCCAATGGCCGTCCGCTGCACGATCCCACGGCGCACCCGGCCGGCGTCAGCACGATCAAGTCCACCACCTGTTACATGTGTGCCTGCCGCTGCGGCATCAACGTGCATGTGCGCGACGGCGAGGTGCGCTACATCGAGGGCAATCCCAACCATCCGCTCAACCATGGTGTGATCTGCGCCAAGGGCTCGGCCGGCATCATGAAGCAGGTCTCGCCCGCGCGGCTGACGCAGCCCCTCAGGCGCAAGCCCGGCGCCGAGCGCGGGGCAGGGGAGTTCGAGCCCATCTCCTGGGACGACGCCTTCAGCCTGCTGGAAGCCCGGCTGCGCCACATCCGCGCCACCGATCCCAAGCAGTTCGCCCTGTTCACCGGGCGCGACCAGATGCAGGCCCTCACCGGCTTGTTCGCCCGCGAATTCGGCACCCCCAACTACGCCGCGCATGGCGGCTTCTGCTCGGTGAACATGGCCGCTGGCATGATCTACACCACCGGCGGCAGCTTCTGGGAGTTCGGCGGCCCGGACCTGAAGCAGGCCAAACTGTTCGTCATGATCGGCACCGCCGAAGACCACCACAGCAACCCGCTGAAGATGGCGCTGTCGGACTTCAAGCGCGCGGGCGGGCGCTTCATTTCCATCAACCCGGTGCGCAGCGGCTATTCGGCGGTGGCCGACGAGTGGATCCCCATCCGTCCCGGCACCGACGGTGCGCTGTTCATGGCGCTGCTGCACGAACTGTTGCGCAGCGGCCGGTTCGATGCCGCCTACGCCGCCCGCTACACCAACGCCGCGCAGCTGGTGCGGATGCAGCCCGGCCACCCGGACGACGGCATGATGGTGCGCAACCCCGATGGTGAAGTGGGCGACCCCGCCGCGCCGCGCAACGCCTGGTGGTGGGACGCGGTCACCCAGAAGCCCGTGCCGGCCTGGGCCGACGACGCGCAGCCGGCCCTGTTCGGCCACTATCGCCTGCCCGACGGCACCCCGGTGGCCACCGCGCTGCAGCTGCTGCGCGAGCAGGTGGCGGCGTGCACGCCGGCGTGGGCCGCCACGATCACCGGCATCAGCGCCGCGCGCATCGCGCAGCTGGCCGAAGAGATGGCCGAGGCCGCCATCGACCAGGCCTTTGAGGTGCCGCAGCGGTGGCTCGATGCCTGGGGCCGCGAGCACAGCCATGTCACCGCCCGGCCGCTGGCGTTTCACGCCATGCGCGGGCTGGCGGCGCATTCCAACGGCTTCCAGACCATCCGCGCCCTGGCGGTGTTGATGAGCCTGCTCGGCACCATCGATGCTCCCGGCGGTTTCCGCCACAAGCCGCCATACCCCAAGCAGACGCCGCCGGGTGTGCGCACCGCGCGCTCGTGGAGCGACGTCAAGCCCAACACGCCCCTGAACGGCGCGCCGCTGGGCTGGCCAGCCGGGCCCGAGGACCTGATGGTGGACGAGGCTGGACGGCCCATGCGCATCGACAAGGCCTTCTCCTGGGAGCATCCGCTGGCGGTGCACGGGCTGATGCACAACGTCATCACCAACGCCTGGCGCGGCGACCCCTACCCCATCGACACCCTGCTGATTTTCATGTCCAACATGGCGTGGAATTCGGCCATGAACACGCAGCGCGTGCGTCGCATGCTCACCGATAAGCGTGCCGACGGCGAGCACAAGATTCCCTTCCTGGTGGTGTGCGACGCCTTCCAGTCCGAGATGGTGGCCTTCGCCGATCTGGTGCTGCCCGACACCAGCTATCTGGAACGGTTCGATGCGATGTCCATGCTCGACCGCCCGATCTCCGAATTCGACGGCGCGATGGACTCGGTGCGTGTTCCCGTGGTGCCGGCCCTGGGCGCATGCCGGCCGTTCCAGGAGGTGCTGATCGAGCTGGCCTCGCGTCTGGGCTTTCCGGCGTTCACCGCGGCCGACGGCAGCCGCAAGTACAAGGGGTACACCGACTTCATCGTCAACTACGAAACGGCACCCGGCTCGGGCGTGGGCTTTCTCTCCGGCTGGCGCGGCAAGGACGGCAGCAAGACGCTCAAGGGCGAGCCCAACCCCGAGCAGTGGGAGCGCTACGCCGCGAACGATTGCGTGCACTACACCCCCCTGCCCGAGAACCTGCGCTACATGCGCGGCGTCAACCGCGACTACCTGCGCTACGCCAAGGAGATGGGCTGGCGCCGGCGCGACGATCCGGTGGTCATCGCCATCTATGCCGAGGTGCTGCAGAAGTTCCGCCTGGCCGCGCGTGGCCGTGCCGAGGAGGCGGCCGCCGCGAGCCCAGCCCAGCCGCGCCGCCAGCCGCCGGCGCATTTGCGCGCGCGCATCGCCCACCATTTCAACCCATTGCCGTTCTGGGAGCCGCCGCTGGAGCAGGCGCAGACCGACGCCGCGGCCTTTCCGCTGGCGGCGGTGACGCAGCGGCCGATGGCCATGTACCACGCCTGGGATGCGCAAAACGCCTGGCTGCGGCAAATTCACGGCCACAACCCCTTGTTCGTGCACCCGCAAACCGCAAGCAAAGCCGGAGTGGATGACGGTGCCTGGCTGTGGGTGGAGTCGCCCTGGGGCCGGGTGCGCTGCGTCGCGCAGTATTCCGAGGCGGTGGAGCCCGGCACGGTGTGGACCTGGAACGCCATCGGCAAGGCCAGCGGCGCCTGGGGCCTGCAGCCGGGCGCGGCCGAGTCGCGCCGCGGCTTCCTGCTCAACCACCTGATCACCGACGAGCTGCCCGGCGCCAACGGTCCGCTGTCCAACAGCGACCCCATCACCGGTCAGGCCGGCTGGTATGACGTGCGGGTGCGGCTGCGCCCGGCCGACGCCCCTGAGATGGCAACCGGCGACGATGCCTACGCCGAGGTCCACGGCGCCCCCCTGCCGGCAACGGCCGACGTGTTGCACGCGGTCGATGCCGACGCCAGTTGGCCCCGCCACGCCCCGCCGCCGCGCACCCCCGGCCAGCACGCCGGGCCGCAATCGCACGAGCAGGTGCTGCGATACCACGCCGGGCGCATGCACAAGGCCACGACCTCTCAACCCAAGGCCCGCTCATGA
- a CDS encoding alkene reductase, translated as MNPALPQLFSPMTCGSLKLPNRIVMAPLTRSRASQPGDIPSAMNATYYAQRASAGLIISEATQISRQGQGYAWTPGIYTDAQVAGWKLVTDAVHAAGGRMALQIWHVGRISHHLLQEGGQAPVAPSAIRSDTGESFVVTPEGPARVPCDMPRALETHEIAGIVADYAQAAKNALAAGFDMLELHSANGYLLQQFLSTNSNQRTDPYGGSLENRARLVLEAMDAIIAVAGADRVGVRISPHFIRHDIVDTETEAIHLYLAREFGRRGVAYIHVAEPDWAGGPSLTDSFRQQLRAAYGGRIIVCGGYTPESAEARIASGMADAVAFGRSYIANPDLAERFAQGAALNKPDATTFYGGGEHGYTDYPAMNEQAREAA; from the coding sequence ATGAACCCTGCACTGCCCCAGCTTTTCTCTCCCATGACCTGCGGCTCCCTGAAACTGCCGAATCGCATCGTCATGGCTCCGCTCACGCGCTCACGCGCCAGTCAACCCGGCGACATCCCCAGCGCGATGAACGCGACCTACTACGCCCAACGCGCCAGCGCCGGGTTGATCATCAGCGAAGCCACGCAAATATCCCGCCAGGGCCAGGGCTATGCCTGGACCCCCGGCATCTACACCGACGCGCAAGTCGCGGGCTGGAAGCTGGTGACCGACGCGGTTCATGCTGCTGGCGGCCGCATGGCCTTGCAAATCTGGCATGTGGGCCGCATTTCGCATCACCTGCTGCAAGAAGGCGGCCAAGCGCCCGTGGCGCCGTCAGCCATTCGCAGCGATACCGGGGAGTCCTTCGTCGTGACGCCCGAGGGCCCGGCGCGCGTGCCCTGCGACATGCCGCGCGCTCTGGAAACCCATGAGATTGCCGGCATCGTCGCCGACTATGCCCAGGCCGCGAAAAACGCGCTGGCTGCAGGCTTCGACATGCTGGAACTGCACAGTGCGAATGGCTATTTGCTGCAGCAATTCCTCTCCACCAACAGCAACCAGCGCACCGACCCGTACGGTGGCAGCCTGGAGAACCGCGCCCGCCTGGTGCTGGAAGCGATGGACGCGATCATCGCCGTCGCCGGGGCGGATCGCGTGGGTGTGCGCATCTCGCCGCACTTCATCCGCCACGATATCGTCGACACCGAGACCGAGGCCATCCACCTCTACCTGGCGCGCGAGTTCGGCCGCCGTGGCGTGGCCTATATCCACGTCGCCGAGCCCGACTGGGCGGGCGGCCCGTCGCTGACCGACAGCTTCCGCCAGCAACTGCGTGCGGCCTATGGGGGGCGCATCATCGTCTGCGGCGGCTATACCCCGGAATCAGCCGAGGCACGCATCGCCTCGGGCATGGCCGATGCGGTGGCCTTCGGCCGCTCCTATATCGCCAACCCGGATCTGGCGGAGCGCTTCGCCCAAGGTGCCGCGCTGAACAAGCCTGACGCCACGACGTTCTATGGCGGTGGCGAGCATGGCTACACCGACTACCCTGCCATGAACGAACAAGCCAGAGAAGCCGCCTGA
- a CDS encoding argininosuccinate synthase, translating into MASTRTVPPIKKVVLAYSGGLDTSVILKWLQDEYQCEVVTFTADIGQGEEVEPARAKALKMGIKPENIYIDDLREEFVRDFVFPMFRANALYEGEYLLGTSIARPLIGKRLIDIAKKTRADAISHGATGKGNDQVRFELTAYALMPGVKVIAPWREWDLLSRDKLLAYADKHGIPVDFKKRKGGGAPYSMDANLLHISYEGGVLEDPNYAPDDKMWRLTLSPEKAPGKPQIVELTYERGDIVAIDGKRLSPAQVLTLLNAIGGRHGIGRLDKVENRYVGMKSRGCYETPGGTIMLAGHRAIESITLDREVQALKDDLMPRYARMIYNGYWFAPERVLLQGLIDASQASVNGKVRLKLYKGTIMCVGRESATDSLFDPMISTFDDDGGAYDQADAAGFIKLNALRLRIAANAKARRAAKPRAPAKAASKAANKPGGKPVSKTAAKAVSTKPAPAKRGKSAAEPH; encoded by the coding sequence ATGGCCTCGACACGCACGGTCCCCCCCATCAAGAAGGTCGTACTCGCCTACTCCGGCGGGCTTGACACCTCGGTCATTCTCAAGTGGCTGCAAGACGAATACCAATGCGAGGTGGTGACCTTCACCGCCGACATCGGCCAGGGCGAGGAAGTCGAGCCGGCGCGCGCCAAGGCGCTGAAAATGGGCATCAAGCCCGAGAACATTTACATCGACGATCTGCGCGAAGAATTCGTGCGCGACTTCGTCTTCCCGATGTTTCGCGCCAATGCGTTGTACGAAGGCGAGTACCTGCTGGGCACGTCCATTGCGCGTCCGCTGATCGGCAAGCGCCTGATCGACATCGCCAAAAAGACACGGGCCGACGCCATCTCTCACGGCGCCACCGGCAAGGGCAACGACCAGGTGCGCTTCGAACTCACCGCCTATGCGCTGATGCCGGGCGTGAAGGTCATCGCCCCCTGGCGCGAATGGGACTTGCTGTCGCGCGACAAATTGCTGGCCTATGCCGACAAGCATGGCATTCCAGTGGACTTCAAGAAGCGCAAGGGTGGTGGCGCGCCGTACTCGATGGACGCCAACCTGCTGCACATCAGCTACGAAGGCGGCGTGCTGGAAGACCCGAACTACGCGCCCGACGACAAGATGTGGCGCCTGACCCTGTCGCCGGAAAAGGCGCCGGGCAAGCCGCAGATCGTCGAACTGACTTACGAGCGCGGCGACATCGTCGCCATCGACGGCAAGCGCTTGTCACCCGCACAGGTGCTCACGCTGCTCAACGCCATCGGCGGTCGCCACGGCATCGGCCGGCTCGACAAGGTGGAAAACCGCTACGTCGGCATGAAGAGCCGTGGCTGCTATGAAACCCCGGGCGGCACCATCATGCTGGCCGGGCACCGTGCCATTGAGAGCATCACGCTCGACCGCGAAGTCCAAGCGCTGAAAGACGACCTGATGCCGCGCTATGCCCGCATGATCTACAACGGCTACTGGTTCGCGCCCGAGCGCGTGCTGCTGCAAGGGTTGATCGACGCCTCGCAGGCCAGCGTCAACGGCAAGGTACGCCTGAAGCTCTACAAGGGCACGATCATGTGCGTGGGCCGCGAGTCGGCCACCGACAGCCTGTTCGACCCGATGATCTCCACCTTCGACGACGACGGCGGCGCCTACGACCAGGCCGATGCGGCAGGCTTCATCAAGCTCAACGCCCTGCGCCTGCGCATCGCCGCCAACGCCAAGGCCAGGCGCGCAGCCAAGCCGCGAGCCCCAGCCAAAGCGGCGAGCAAAGCCGCCAACAAGCCAGGCGGCAAGCCTGTCAGCAAAACGGCTGCCAAGGCCGTATCCACTAAGCCCGCTCCCGCCAAACGCGGCAAGTCTGCCGCGGAACCTCATTGA
- a CDS encoding pyrimidine/purine nucleoside phosphorylase: MHPSTIQAQVTPRANVYFDGRCVSHDLQLADGSRKSVGVILAGSELTFNTGSPEIMEGVGGSCEWRLKGAEAWLSSGDGQQFSVPANASFDIRVGAEPYHYICHFG, translated from the coding sequence ATGCATCCAAGCACCATCCAAGCCCAGGTCACGCCTCGAGCGAACGTGTATTTCGATGGCCGCTGCGTGAGTCACGACTTGCAACTTGCCGACGGCAGCCGCAAGAGCGTGGGCGTCATCCTGGCAGGCAGCGAACTCACCTTCAACACGGGCTCGCCCGAGATCATGGAAGGCGTGGGCGGCTCATGCGAGTGGCGCCTCAAAGGCGCCGAGGCCTGGCTGTCCAGCGGCGACGGCCAGCAATTCTCGGTACCCGCCAATGCGTCATTCGATATTCGCGTCGGCGCCGAGCCTTATCACTACATCTGCCATTTCGGCTGA
- a CDS encoding NAD(P)/FAD-dependent oxidoreductase, whose product MAHIVVLGAGIGGMPAAYEARALLGKEHKITVINAVDYFQFVPSNPWVAVGWRSREEVVFPMRPYLERKGIDFIAQAATDIDAAGNNITLQNGDKVHYDYLMITTGPKLSFEEVEGSGPHGGYTQSICTIDHAEKCYEDFQKLCDSPGPVIIGALPGASCFGPAYEYTMILDAVLRKKKMRSKVPITFVTAEPYIGHLGLDGVGDSKGIMEHEYREHDIRWITNAKTTKVEAGKMFVDELDMQGNVLKKHELPFKHAMMLPPFKGVDAVAKVEGLCNPRGFVMVDGFQRSPKYKNIYSAGVCIAIPPVGPTPVPCGVPKTGYMIESMITAIVHNIQEELAGQQPSHKGTWQAICLADFGTTGAAFVAIPQIPPRDVNWFGSGKWVHLAKIAFEKYFIRKMKKGNSEPIYEKYVMKLIGFKRLQDKVLHPHHQT is encoded by the coding sequence ATGGCACACATCGTCGTTCTAGGGGCTGGCATCGGTGGCATGCCGGCTGCCTATGAGGCCCGCGCCCTGCTCGGGAAGGAACACAAGATCACGGTCATCAATGCCGTGGACTACTTTCAGTTCGTTCCTTCGAATCCCTGGGTCGCGGTGGGTTGGCGCTCGCGCGAGGAAGTCGTGTTCCCGATGCGTCCGTATCTCGAGCGCAAGGGCATTGATTTCATCGCGCAAGCTGCCACCGACATCGACGCCGCCGGCAACAACATCACGCTGCAGAACGGCGACAAGGTCCATTACGACTACCTGATGATCACCACCGGTCCGAAGCTGTCGTTCGAGGAAGTGGAGGGTTCCGGTCCACACGGCGGATACACCCAGTCCATTTGCACCATCGACCACGCCGAAAAATGCTACGAGGACTTTCAGAAGCTGTGCGACAGCCCGGGGCCCGTCATCATCGGTGCCTTGCCGGGGGCCAGCTGCTTCGGACCCGCTTACGAGTACACCATGATCCTGGATGCGGTCTTGCGCAAGAAAAAAATGCGCAGCAAAGTGCCCATCACCTTCGTCACCGCCGAGCCCTATATCGGGCACCTGGGGCTGGACGGCGTGGGCGACTCCAAGGGCATCATGGAGCACGAGTACCGCGAGCACGACATCCGTTGGATCACCAATGCCAAGACCACCAAGGTCGAGGCCGGGAAGATGTTTGTCGACGAACTCGACATGCAAGGCAATGTTCTGAAGAAGCATGAATTGCCCTTCAAGCATGCCATGATGCTGCCGCCCTTCAAGGGTGTCGATGCCGTGGCCAAGGTCGAAGGTTTGTGCAATCCGCGTGGCTTCGTCATGGTCGACGGTTTCCAGCGCAGCCCGAAATACAAGAACATCTATTCGGCCGGCGTGTGCATCGCGATCCCCCCCGTGGGCCCGACCCCGGTGCCCTGCGGCGTGCCCAAGACCGGTTACATGATCGAGTCCATGATCACGGCCATCGTCCACAACATCCAGGAAGAACTGGCGGGTCAACAGCCTTCCCACAAAGGGACCTGGCAGGCCATTTGCCTGGCCGACTTCGGCACCACCGGCGCGGCCTTCGTCGCCATTCCGCAGATACCCCCACGCGACGTGAACTGGTTCGGTTCCGGCAAATGGGTGCATCTGGCCAAGATCGCCTTCGAGAAGTACTTCATCCGCAAGATGAAGAAGGGTAACTCCGAGCCGATTTACGAGAAGTACGTGATGAAGCTCATCGGCTTCAAGCGACTGCAGGACAAGGTGCTGCATCCGCACCACCAGACCTGA